AACGGCTATCAAGGCACCGCCAAGGCCGACCGCCCATGGCGGTTGCGCTCGCAGTTCGGTGGTGGCGCGATGTACGACATGGGCGTTTATCCGCTCAATGCTGCGCGTTACACCGTGGGCGCCGAGCCGCTGGCGGTGACCGCCAAGCGCTGGACCGACCGTCCCGAGCTGTTCGATGAAGTGGACGAGCATATGGATTTCACGCTGGAATTCCCCGATGCGGTGCGTGCGCAGTGCAAGACCAGCTTCGGTGCCAACATGAATGTACTGCGCGCCGAGTGCGAACGTGGCTGGTACGAGCTGTCGCCGTTCCAGAGTTACCAGGGCGTGACCGGCAAGGCCAGCGATGGCCGCGTGTTCGACGCCAAGGTGCCGCACCAGCAGGCGCTGCAGATGGACGAGAACGCGCTGGCGATCATGCATGGCACACCGCTGCGCGCGCCGGGCGAAGAAGGCCTGCGCGACATCCGCATTGTCGACGCGATCTACCGCTCCGCGCGGGAAGGCAGCAAACGCATCGTGCTGTAAGCAAACCGGTTCCGGCGGCCAAGTGCCGCCGGGCATGGCAGCACATAGCGGCAACAGACAGATCGACGGTAGCACATACAGTCGAGCCGACCAATCGCTTTTACGATTCCCGATTCCCGATTCCCAGCCTCACTCCCGCATCGCCAGCACCGTGATCTCTTCCCGATCGTGGTACAGCTGCTTGGCACGTACGGTCAGCGATTTCTCCGCCTGCTGTTCGAACAGGTCCAGGCATAGACGCGTTTCGTCCCAGCGTTTTTTCATCGGCAGCTTGAGATTGAAGATGGTGTGGCGGCACCAGCCTTCGCGCACCCAGGCGGCCATGCGCTCGGCAACGCGGCGCGGTTGCTCCACCATGTCGCAGACCATCCAGTCCAGCGGTTGCGCCGGCCTCCAATGAAAGCCGTCCGCACGCAGGTGTTCGACCAGACCGGTGGCCAGCACATGCTCGCGCAACGGGCCGTTGTCCACGCTGGTGACATGCACATGCTGGCGCGTCAGCACCCAGGTCCAGCCGCCGGGGGCGGCGCCCAGATCGGCGGCCCGCATGCCGGGTTTGACCAGGCGCTCGCGTTCTTCGGGTGTGAGCAGGGTCAGCAGGGCTTCGTCGAGCTTGAGCGCCGAGCGCGACGGCGCTTCGGGCAGCAGTTTCAGGCGGGGAATCCCCAGGGGCCACGGGGCGCTGTCGTCGGCATCGGCCACTGCCAGCAGCGCGTGGTCGCCATCGAGAAAGCACACATGCAGGCGCGGCAGGCGCGCCTGCGGCTTGTCGGTCAACAGGCCGGCCTTGCGCAGTGCCGGACGCAGCGCGTTGCCGAAGCTGCGCGCCAGCCCCGCTAGCGGCTTGCCGGCATCCGAATCCGGATGTTCCACCCACAGGTCGCCAAAGCGCGGCTGCCCGTCCAGCGCGGCCAGGATCGGTGTGATGCGGTCCTTGGGATCGATGCCCTTGAGTTCGGCAAGCACGACCAGTTTCTGGCGGGCAAAGATCAGCTCGCGCCACTGCAGCCTGGCGGCCAGATGCGCGGCGTTGTCGCAGACGAACAGCACATAGCCGTCGTTGCGTTGGGTGCGCGCATAGCCGGCAATGCCGACAAATGCCGCGCGCGCGCTCAGTTCGGCCGCCAGCTCAGGCTCGAAGCCCTGGCGGCAATAGCAGAGCAGCCCGCTCATCGCG
The window above is part of the Xanthomonas cassavae CFBP 4642 genome. Proteins encoded here:
- the rlmM gene encoding 23S rRNA (cytidine(2498)-2'-O)-methyltransferase RlmM; translation: MSGLLCYCRQGFEPELAAELSARAAFVGIAGYARTQRNDGYVLFVCDNAAHLAARLQWRELIFARQKLVVLAELKGIDPKDRITPILAALDGQPRFGDLWVEHPDSDAGKPLAGLARSFGNALRPALRKAGLLTDKPQARLPRLHVCFLDGDHALLAVADADDSAPWPLGIPRLKLLPEAPSRSALKLDEALLTLLTPEERERLVKPGMRAADLGAAPGGWTWVLTRQHVHVTSVDNGPLREHVLATGLVEHLRADGFHWRPAQPLDWMVCDMVEQPRRVAERMAAWVREGWCRHTIFNLKLPMKKRWDETRLCLDLFEQQAEKSLTVRAKQLYHDREEITVLAMRE